From one Vibrio palustris genomic stretch:
- a CDS encoding GNAT family N-acetyltransferase: MSLEIKRVDKHDCLDLIGIFVELEQYYFGDRAASEQDLANYLSHQVFSEHSGVKVIAAFEHDKILGFATYTVMFPAPKLSGQMYMKDLFVSSSARGKGIGLQLMKHLASIAITHNCQRLDWTAESTNPTAGKFYKSIGASLIREKEYYRFEGNDLNNLAKSL; this comes from the coding sequence CTTGATTTAATTGGGATTTTTGTTGAACTGGAGCAGTACTATTTCGGTGATAGGGCTGCATCAGAACAAGACTTAGCCAACTATCTTAGTCATCAAGTATTTTCTGAACACTCAGGCGTAAAAGTGATCGCAGCCTTTGAACACGATAAGATCTTAGGTTTTGCAACTTACACAGTAATGTTTCCAGCACCAAAATTATCAGGTCAGATGTATATGAAAGACCTGTTTGTCTCTTCCTCTGCTCGTGGTAAAGGTATCGGACTTCAATTGATGAAACACTTAGCTTCTATCGCTATTACTCATAACTGTCAGCGTCTAGATTGGACAGCAGAGAGTACTAACCCGACAGCAGGAAAGTTTTACAAATCAATAGGAGCCAGCTTGATTAGAGAAAAAGAGTATTACCGCTTTGAAGGTAATGATTTGAATAATCTTGCGAAATCTCTATAA
- a CDS encoding helix-turn-helix domain-containing protein, producing the protein MQTENLKLLGDFLRVKRDLIQPESIGLSKAIRSRAKGLRREDVAYKAGISTVWYSQIERGQALGISMQVLTAISETLQLSTSEHRYICNLVHSIPDALPVVQSATITSKTEKLLFQLNPLPALVQNEYLDLIASNAAFDLMVGFSLMEIEPEKRNYLYLTIANTDWKKFLNINSESQLERQIYRMAGFLRNALAATPNDEKLKLKVEEFTALSPIFALAWRHNSVRQLEEISYTYHHATMGDITLDKQIWSNIDGLSNSRLNIYYPCHSDDEQRLTKLFNT; encoded by the coding sequence GTGCAAACCGAAAATCTGAAGCTGTTAGGTGATTTTTTACGCGTGAAGAGAGATCTCATTCAGCCTGAATCGATTGGACTATCCAAAGCTATTCGATCTAGAGCTAAAGGATTAAGAAGAGAGGATGTCGCATACAAAGCGGGTATAAGTACCGTTTGGTATAGCCAAATAGAACGAGGACAAGCATTAGGTATTTCTATGCAAGTTTTAACCGCAATATCAGAGACATTGCAATTATCGACTTCTGAGCATAGATATATTTGCAATTTAGTTCATTCAATACCGGACGCACTGCCTGTTGTCCAATCTGCCACAATAACCTCAAAGACTGAAAAACTCCTTTTTCAACTAAATCCATTACCCGCACTGGTACAAAATGAATATTTAGATCTTATTGCTTCTAATGCGGCATTTGATCTCATGGTTGGGTTTTCTTTAATGGAAATCGAACCTGAAAAGAGAAATTATTTATATTTAACAATAGCAAATACTGACTGGAAAAAATTTCTAAATATTAACAGCGAATCTCAGCTTGAAAGACAGATATATCGAATGGCTGGGTTTCTTAGAAATGCTCTGGCGGCTACCCCCAATGACGAAAAACTAAAACTGAAAGTTGAAGAATTTACCGCTTTATCACCAATATTTGCATTAGCTTGGCGGCACAATAGTGTGCGACAACTAGAAGAAATATCATACACTTACCATCATGCTACTATGGGGGATATCACCTTAGATAAACAAATATGGTCGAACATCGACGGACTATCGAATAGTCGGCTCAACATATATTATCCCTGTCACAGTGACGATGAACAGCGCCTTACAAAGCTATTTAACACCTAG
- a CDS encoding multidrug effflux MFS transporter: MNDKLTRPLFLAILCTLMAFASLSIDLYLPAMPLMAKELHGDVELTVTAFLVGFSIAQLIWGPISDSFGRRLPLYIGMLMFIVGSAGCALSKNMEQIVLWRIVQAFGACTGPMLARAMIRDSFSRVKAAQMFSTLFFFMAVAPIVGPLIGGQIIRFSSWRVIFVTLAALGVIMFISLFALPETLHEDKRVKLSFANAFNHYLVLVKNRIFMKYTLCLTFFYVAAYAYMTGSPFVYISYFGVAPQYFGFLFGLNLLGVMAMSILNRRLVLRYSLKQLLKIAVFVSLLAAVILALVVKIQIGGVVAVVLSIFLFFSMNGIIAANTTTAALDAAPSLAGSASATIGALQYGSGIVSTLLLAYFKDGTPWPMAWIMLVFTLASIVTLLWPNNTVKSGD; this comes from the coding sequence ATGAATGATAAATTAACCAGGCCACTTTTTCTAGCAATCCTATGCACACTGATGGCGTTTGCCTCATTGTCTATTGATTTATATTTACCAGCTATGCCATTGATGGCAAAAGAACTACATGGGGATGTTGAATTAACCGTCACCGCTTTTCTGGTAGGGTTCTCTATAGCTCAATTGATATGGGGACCTATTAGTGATTCATTTGGGCGTCGTTTGCCACTTTATATTGGCATGTTGATGTTTATTGTAGGCTCGGCAGGATGCGCTCTCTCTAAAAATATGGAGCAGATAGTGCTTTGGAGAATTGTTCAAGCCTTTGGTGCTTGTACAGGCCCAATGCTGGCAAGAGCGATGATCCGCGACTCGTTTAGCCGCGTTAAGGCGGCGCAGATGTTTTCAACCCTGTTTTTCTTTATGGCTGTTGCGCCGATTGTCGGCCCTTTAATTGGAGGGCAGATAATTCGTTTTAGTAGTTGGCGAGTCATTTTTGTGACGTTAGCTGCTCTCGGCGTGATCATGTTCATCTCATTGTTTGCATTACCAGAAACGCTACATGAAGATAAGAGGGTAAAGCTGTCTTTTGCAAACGCATTCAATCACTACCTAGTGCTTGTTAAGAATCGAATCTTCATGAAATATACGCTATGTCTGACATTCTTCTATGTTGCTGCATACGCTTATATGACTGGTTCGCCATTCGTTTACATCAGCTATTTTGGAGTAGCTCCACAGTACTTTGGTTTTCTCTTTGGGCTGAATCTTTTAGGGGTTATGGCAATGAGTATACTCAATCGACGCCTTGTCTTAAGGTACTCATTAAAGCAATTACTAAAAATAGCCGTCTTTGTCTCTTTACTCGCAGCAGTGATATTGGCACTGGTTGTTAAGATACAAATTGGTGGCGTTGTTGCTGTCGTACTATCAATCTTTTTATTCTTTTCAATGAATGGGATCATTGCTGCGAATACCACGACAGCTGCGTTAGATGCAGCCCCATCTTTAGCAGGCTCTGCTTCAGCAACCATTGGAGCATTGCAATACGGAAGTGGCATTGTATCAACGCTTTTGTTGGCCTACTTTAAGGATGGAACACCTTGGCCGATGGCTTGGATTATGTTGGTGTTTACGTTAGCGAGTATTGTAACGTTGTTGTGGCCAAATAATACCGTAAAAAGTGGTGATTGA
- a CDS encoding LysR substrate-binding domain-containing protein produces the protein MDIDVLRSFLAFVETGSYTRAAQQVFRTQSAFSAQMHKLEKELGCALFQKQGRNLLLTEAGLALVKDAKQLVSLHDQTLNGFNTYKDKQSLRLGCPEDYNDKLLPRIIRLLLEEKPKLSIQVFNEPSFLLRQKLDRGELDAAIVTRSPDSLEGYWLTSDEGVWICSADSPCLKQTVLPLALFQADCRYHAAAIDGLQKRGQAFQLMMCANSASAQRAIVRQGLAIGAMGKLSATEDLVVMDNMPPLPSVDIVMLVGAVPHPLLSPERLQGMSDKISL, from the coding sequence ATGGATATTGATGTGCTACGCAGTTTTTTGGCGTTTGTAGAAACAGGCAGTTATACACGAGCCGCTCAGCAGGTGTTTCGAACACAATCGGCGTTTAGCGCGCAAATGCACAAGTTGGAAAAAGAGCTGGGATGTGCTTTGTTTCAAAAGCAAGGGCGTAACTTATTACTGACAGAAGCGGGTTTGGCTCTGGTGAAAGATGCCAAGCAGCTGGTCAGCTTACATGACCAAACCCTAAACGGGTTCAATACTTATAAAGATAAACAATCACTGCGTTTAGGGTGTCCTGAAGATTACAACGATAAATTATTACCACGAATTATCCGCTTGTTATTAGAAGAGAAACCCAAGCTGTCTATCCAAGTGTTTAATGAACCGAGTTTTTTACTGCGCCAAAAGTTGGATCGTGGTGAATTGGATGCGGCGATAGTCACGCGCTCACCGGATAGCCTAGAAGGGTATTGGTTAACGAGTGATGAAGGTGTTTGGATATGCAGTGCAGATAGCCCGTGCCTCAAACAAACGGTGTTACCTTTGGCGTTATTTCAAGCGGATTGTCGTTATCATGCTGCGGCCATTGATGGTTTACAAAAACGCGGGCAAGCCTTCCAGTTGATGATGTGTGCTAATAGCGCCTCTGCACAACGTGCCATAGTGCGGCAAGGGTTAGCGATAGGGGCAATGGGCAAACTCAGCGCCACTGAGGATCTGGTCGTGATGGACAATATGCCCCCATTACCCTCTGTGGATATTGTGATGTTAGTGGGCGCAGTGCCGCATCCACTCTTATCGCCAGAGCGCTTGCAGGGAATGAGTGACAAAATTTCACTATAG
- a CDS encoding mechanosensitive ion channel family protein, which translates to MEALLELYNTHQGLIIEIAQNAVLTILVLIVASLVSKMISKGVDRGVKKLSGGDEIVARLLAKTAGYTVYLVGMVVILDLFGVNTASLIALVGAAGLAIGLALKDTLSNIAAGIMILFLKPIKKGEFVEFGSHMGTVVDIGLFNSVFETADGIYIASPNQTIWNSTIKNYTRNGKRRMDITVGISYDDSVDDGLQVLRTLASEQEHLIKEPEPQVIVHTLADSSVNLQLRAWCPRDKYWETYWGIQRQVKRRIEDAGLSIPYPQRDLHLIYKDKDEVSQAAAKH; encoded by the coding sequence ATGGAAGCGCTGCTCGAACTGTATAACACGCATCAGGGGCTGATCATTGAGATTGCTCAAAATGCGGTATTAACCATATTGGTATTAATTGTGGCATCTCTTGTTTCGAAAATGATTTCAAAAGGTGTTGATAGAGGGGTGAAAAAGCTCAGTGGCGGTGATGAAATCGTTGCGCGTTTGCTTGCCAAAACAGCGGGCTATACCGTGTACCTTGTCGGTATGGTCGTTATTCTCGATTTGTTTGGTGTCAATACGGCCAGCTTAATTGCACTGGTTGGTGCTGCGGGTTTAGCGATTGGTTTAGCGCTGAAAGACACGCTGAGTAATATCGCTGCAGGGATCATGATTTTATTCTTGAAGCCGATTAAGAAAGGCGAATTTGTCGAGTTTGGTAGTCATATGGGGACAGTCGTTGATATTGGTTTGTTTAACTCTGTGTTTGAAACGGCCGATGGTATTTATATCGCGAGTCCTAATCAAACTATCTGGAATTCGACCATTAAAAACTATACTCGTAATGGTAAGCGCCGTATGGATATTACCGTAGGGATTTCTTATGATGACTCGGTAGATGATGGTTTACAGGTATTAAGAACCCTTGCCTCTGAGCAAGAACATTTGATTAAAGAGCCTGAGCCACAAGTGATTGTGCATACGCTAGCGGATAGTTCAGTGAATCTGCAGCTACGTGCTTGGTGTCCACGTGACAAATACTGGGAAACGTACTGGGGTATTCAGCGCCAAGTTAAACGACGTATTGAAGATGCGGGTCTCTCTATTCCATATCCACAGCGTGATTTGCATCTTATCTATAAAGATAAAGATGAGGTTTCTCAAGCGGCAGCGAAACATTAA
- the dbpA gene encoding ATP-dependent RNA helicase DbpA has protein sequence MATGNIVQSTTSFSSVALKPSLLSTLDDLGFTSMTPIQAAALPTIIEGNDVLAQAKTGSGKTAAFGLGLLNKLEVKRFRVQSLVLCPTRELADQVAKELRRFARSIHNIKILTLCGGVSIGPQIGSLEHGAHIIVGTPGRVLDHLEKGRLNLDNLTTFILDEADRMLEMGFTEALDTISSYMPAQRQNLLFSATFPEPIAKIARNMMNNPVTIQIEDNEDKLNIKQSFYSVKNSADREHATETLLLHHQPESAVVFCNTKREAQELADYLSDIGFDAKSLHGDLDQRERDQALALFALKCINVLVATDVAARGLDIDALDLVINYQLAHDPETHVHRVGRTGRAGADGLAVSLVGPKDDMKLALLEDKFGPQSIAKLPSNDDGVLPAKASMTCIRIEGGKKQKLRPGDILGALTAGKDLSGSDVGKIQVHDIWAHVAVQRSQAKLALRKLNEGKMKGKSFKARFMS, from the coding sequence ATGGCAACAGGAAACATTGTGCAATCGACCACTTCTTTTAGCTCCGTCGCGCTTAAGCCTTCATTGCTTAGCACCCTAGATGATCTAGGATTCACTTCTATGACGCCCATTCAAGCGGCGGCTTTACCGACAATCATTGAAGGTAATGATGTGCTTGCTCAAGCAAAAACCGGCTCAGGTAAAACGGCCGCTTTTGGTTTGGGTTTATTAAATAAACTGGAAGTCAAACGCTTTCGAGTTCAATCGCTCGTGTTATGCCCAACGCGCGAACTGGCGGATCAAGTCGCCAAAGAATTGCGCCGCTTTGCCCGTAGTATTCACAACATTAAAATTCTTACGTTGTGTGGCGGTGTCTCTATTGGTCCGCAAATTGGGTCACTTGAGCATGGTGCACATATCATTGTAGGCACACCTGGCCGTGTCTTGGATCACTTGGAGAAAGGTCGCTTAAATCTCGATAACCTGACGACTTTTATCCTCGATGAAGCCGACCGCATGTTAGAAATGGGCTTTACCGAAGCATTAGATACCATTTCAAGCTACATGCCAGCGCAGCGTCAAAACTTATTATTCAGCGCGACGTTCCCAGAACCCATCGCTAAGATCGCGCGCAATATGATGAATAACCCCGTCACGATTCAAATTGAAGATAACGAAGATAAGCTTAATATTAAGCAGTCGTTCTATTCGGTGAAGAATTCCGCAGACAGAGAGCATGCAACAGAAACACTGCTCTTACACCATCAGCCAGAAAGCGCAGTTGTGTTCTGTAACACTAAGCGTGAAGCGCAAGAGTTAGCCGATTATTTGTCAGATATTGGTTTTGACGCCAAATCTCTGCATGGGGATCTGGATCAGCGTGAACGCGATCAAGCACTCGCTCTATTTGCGTTAAAATGTATTAACGTATTAGTCGCAACAGACGTTGCCGCACGTGGTCTCGATATAGATGCATTAGACTTAGTGATTAACTATCAATTAGCCCATGACCCAGAGACGCACGTGCACCGTGTTGGCCGAACAGGCCGTGCTGGCGCAGATGGCTTAGCCGTGAGTTTGGTTGGCCCCAAAGATGATATGAAATTGGCACTACTTGAAGATAAGTTTGGCCCTCAATCTATCGCGAAGTTACCCAGTAACGACGACGGCGTTCTGCCAGCAAAAGCGTCAATGACGTGTATCCGTATTGAAGGCGGTAAGAAACAGAAGCTGCGTCCGGGCGATATTCTTGGCGCACTCACAGCAGGTAAAGATTTATCTGGAAGTGATGTGGGTAAAATTCAGGTACACGATATCTGGGCACATGTTGCCGTGCAGCGCTCACAAGCCAAACTCGCTCTACGTAAATTGAACGAAGGCAAAATGAAAGGGAAATCGTTTAAAGCTCGCTTTATGTCGTAA
- a CDS encoding L-cystine transporter, with product MSIAVIVSLAIFVGILAVIFNFQKKSNTLSRLVLIGLVLGSLFGLGLQFFLGEGQAETELVLSWVAIAGKGYVGLLKMVIMPLVLVSMISAVVRLDKNGSLGKISTLTIGILLFTTAIAAVIGIFMAHMFGLTAAGLTEGARETARLASITSRASTVADLTIPQMLVSFIPTNPFADLTGARATSIIAVVLFGVLSGIAARKVMIEKEELEAPIRTFVESLQAVVMRLVKMVMAITPYGIAALMTKVIATSSVNDILKLLGFIVASYLAIFLMFLVHGLLVSFVGVSPKTYFKRIWPVLTFAFSSRSSAATIPLNVEAQITKLNVPPAIANLAASFGATIGQNGCAGIYPAMLAIMAAPTVGIDPMNIQFIGSLIAMITISSFGIAGVGGGATFAALIVLPAMGLPVTIAALLISIEPLIDMARTALNVSGSMTAGTITSRLLKQEHHPEVEGEQQAA from the coding sequence ATGTCAATTGCAGTGATCGTGTCATTAGCGATATTTGTTGGCATTCTGGCCGTTATTTTTAACTTTCAGAAAAAATCCAATACGCTTTCACGCCTTGTCTTAATAGGACTGGTGTTAGGTAGTTTATTTGGCCTTGGCCTACAGTTTTTCCTTGGCGAAGGACAAGCAGAAACCGAACTTGTTTTATCTTGGGTTGCCATTGCGGGTAAAGGATATGTCGGTTTACTAAAAATGGTCATCATGCCATTGGTATTAGTCTCAATGATCTCTGCCGTCGTGCGGTTAGATAAAAATGGCTCTTTAGGTAAAATTTCGACGTTAACCATTGGTATTTTGCTATTTACAACAGCCATTGCTGCGGTGATTGGTATTTTTATGGCGCATATGTTTGGTTTGACGGCCGCTGGCCTCACCGAAGGTGCTCGTGAAACTGCACGTTTAGCCTCGATTACCTCACGCGCGTCAACGGTTGCTGATTTGACTATTCCACAAATGTTAGTCAGCTTTATTCCAACTAACCCGTTTGCTGATCTGACTGGTGCCCGTGCGACGTCTATTATTGCCGTTGTACTTTTTGGTGTACTTTCTGGTATTGCCGCGCGCAAAGTCATGATCGAAAAAGAAGAATTAGAAGCGCCTATTCGGACGTTTGTAGAAAGCCTACAAGCGGTCGTGATGCGTTTAGTTAAAATGGTGATGGCTATTACGCCTTACGGCATTGCTGCGCTAATGACGAAAGTGATTGCAACATCAAGCGTTAACGATATTTTGAAGTTGTTAGGCTTTATCGTTGCCTCTTACCTAGCCATTTTCTTAATGTTCCTTGTGCACGGTTTATTGGTTTCTTTCGTTGGCGTGAGCCCTAAAACGTACTTTAAGCGCATATGGCCCGTACTGACGTTTGCCTTTAGTTCACGTAGCTCGGCGGCAACTATTCCGTTGAACGTAGAAGCCCAAATTACCAAACTGAACGTGCCGCCAGCGATTGCTAACTTAGCCGCTTCATTTGGTGCCACTATTGGACAAAATGGCTGTGCGGGTATTTACCCGGCTATGCTGGCGATTATGGCCGCACCAACAGTGGGAATTGATCCGATGAATATTCAATTTATTGGTTCGCTTATCGCCATGATTACTATCAGTTCTTTCGGTATTGCCGGTGTAGGTGGCGGTGCAACGTTTGCCGCGCTTATCGTATTGCCAGCCATGGGATTGCCTGTCACCATCGCCGCGCTCTTGATTTCGATTGAGCCGTTGATTGATATGGCACGTACTGCGCTGAATGTTTCGGGGTCAATGACGGCGGGTACTATTACCAGTCGTCTACTAAAGCAAGAACATCATCCAGAAGTGGAAGGAGAGCAACAAGCCGCTTAA
- a CDS encoding MarR family winged helix-turn-helix transcriptional regulator — MSNDTKEHECYALLMDNIGFLLGKSCSIKDRFIDHALASADLIEEITATQAKVLFQIDNLHNYRPSDIGKMLNVDKSSITRMVDRLLLKDLITRFPDPEDRRSCLLGLTEKGQQLIEQSKPIVHGALDDLEHVLTAEEQQQMRHCLQKIVASALGDDGMNTLVRGKK; from the coding sequence ATGTCAAACGACACCAAAGAACATGAATGTTATGCCTTGCTTATGGATAATATCGGTTTTCTCTTGGGCAAGTCTTGCAGCATAAAAGACCGATTCATTGATCATGCTTTAGCATCAGCCGATCTCATTGAAGAGATTACGGCCACGCAAGCTAAGGTGCTTTTTCAGATCGATAATCTCCATAATTACCGTCCTTCAGACATCGGCAAGATGCTTAATGTCGATAAAAGTAGCATTACACGCATGGTTGATCGCTTGCTCCTTAAAGATTTAATAACACGTTTCCCTGATCCAGAAGATCGGCGTTCATGTTTACTGGGTCTCACGGAAAAAGGTCAGCAACTCATTGAGCAATCCAAGCCCATCGTACATGGCGCCCTTGACGACTTAGAACACGTATTAACGGCTGAAGAACAGCAACAGATGCGCCATTGTTTACAAAAAATTGTTGCGTCGGCGTTAGGTGATGA